The Lutibacter profundi region CAACTAACGAATTATAATGTTGTGTTGCTAAAATTTCTGTTGGCGCCATTAAAGCCGCTTGAAATCCGTTATCTATTGCTATAAGCATTGTTAATAAAGCAACAATTGTTTTACCTGAACCTACATCACCTTGTAATAATCTATTCATTTGTGCATTTGAACCAATATCTTTTCGAATTTCTTTCAATACCTTTTTTTGAGCATTTGTTAAGTCAAAAGGCAATTTATTTTTATAAAAATTATTGAAATGTTCACCTACTTTTTCAAAATTAAAACCTTTAATTTTTGCCTTTCTAACAATTTTTTTCCTTATTAATTGTAGCTGTATAAAAAATAATTCTTCAAATTTTAATCGTTGCTGTGCCTTCGTTAATAATTCTTGTTTTTTTGGGAAATGGATATTAAATAATGCCTCACTTTTAGAAATTAAATCTAAATTATCAATAATTGATTTTGATAATGTTTCTTTAAATTCCAAACCTAATTCTTTAAATAAATGCTGAATCATTTTTGAAACCAGCCTATTTGAAATCCCTTTATTAGTAAGTTTTTCAGTTGAAGCATATATTGGCTGCATAGCTGTTCTTAAACTTTTTTTATAAGTTTCTAACAATTCCATCTCAGGATGAGCCATTGTAACCACCCCATTAAAAGAATTAACTTTACCAAAAACAACATAGGGTGTATTTATTTTTACAGCATCTTTTATCCATTTAATTCCTCTAAACCAAACCAGTTCCATAAAACCAGTTTCGTCTCTAAAAGTAGCAACCAACCTACTTCCTCTTTTTTGTTTAACCGTTTTAATATTGGTTATTTTTCCTATTATTTGAATTTCTGAATAATTTTGTTGTAACTGATTAATTTTAAAAAATTGTGTTCTGTCTATATACCTATTAGGAAAAAAGTTAAGCAAATCACCAAAAGTATGTATTCCCAATTCGGTTTTTAACAAATCTGCTCGGTTAGGGCCAACACCTTTTAAATACGAGATAGAAGTATTTAAATTATATAACGACATTTATTTTATTTAAACACGAAGGTAATAATTCAAACAGCAAAAAAAAATTATTGCAATTTTAATGTATCTTTATTGCTAGTTATGCGCCAAATGAAAACAGATGAAATTAAAGAATTGGTAAGAAAGAAACGTTTCTTAATTGAATCTTTTTACTATTCAATAACACTAAATAAAAACAACTCGCGAGATAATGCTTTAGGAATGGCTGTAACTACGCATTTTTTACAAGCTATAATAATAGAGTTAATAATTAAAACTCTTTTCGAATTGAATTGTAAAGAAACTGCTCCATATTCTCATAATATTTTAAAAATATTCAACAATTTGAATCAAGATACGAGAAGCGAACTTGTCATATTATACGATAGAGCAAGAATAAGAAAGCAAGAAATGTTTAAAAAATTCGCAATACCTGATGTTCAGTTTCATCCGCTCGAAAAAGTGCTTAAAAATAACGAATTAACAATTAAGAACTTCAAATATGATGCTATGGGAAATGACAGTAACTCTTCATTAGATGGCATGTTTATGACTGACGTTTTTACGCTTTTCGATTTAAAAATTAAAGAATTCGGCGCATAACACTATATAGCATATAATCTTTAGATTGAATTTGTAAAAACAAATTAGCTTTTTTGTAAAAACTTCTCCTAATAATGGTTTATCACTATAATTTCGTTTATCTCAATATCGTTTCTTCAATTCTGAAAATCAACAAATTATTAACCCATTTTTAAGTAACTAATTTCGTATATTTGCAAACTTAATTTTTTCACATGAGATTACATAGAAACTTAGTATATACAGTTATTGATTCAATAAAACTTATTTTTAATGAAGGTGAATATGCCGATAAAGTTGTTCAAAAAGCACTAAAAAGAGATGCTCGTTGGGGAGCTAGAGACCGAAAATTTGTTGCAGAAACTATTTATGAAATGGTGCGTTGGAAACGGTTATATAATGAAATTGCATCTACAAAATATCATTATTCTACCGAAAATATTTGGAAAAATTTTGCGGTTTTTGCAGTTTTAAAAGGTTATAAATTACCCGATTGGAATCAATTACAGGGTGTACCTACCAGAAGGATTAAAGGAAAATTTGATGAACTTCAAAAAGTGAGAGTTTTTAAAGAATCTATTCCTGACTGGATGGATGAAATAGGTGTGACTGAATTAGGTGAAAAACAGTGGAGTAAAGAAATTAGTGCCTTAAATAAGCAAGCTGAAGTTATTTTACGCACCAATACGCTTAGAACAATAAAAAAATCTCTTCAGAAAAAATTAGCAGAAGAAGGTATTGCTACCGAATTTATCCCTGGATATCCCGATGCATTACGATTGGTAGAACGCGCAAATGTTTTTAGAACAAAATGCTTTAAAGATGGACTGTTTGAAGTACAGGATGCCTCTTCTCAACTAGTTGCCGCATATTTAGATGTAAAACCCGGAATGCGTGTAATTGACACCTGTGCGGGCGCTGGAGGGAAAACATTACACTTAGCAGCTCTTATGGAAAATAAAGGGCAAATTATTGCAACTGATATTTATGAAAGTAAATTAAAAAAATTAAAAATAAGAACTCGTAGAGCTGGCGCACATAATATTACCACAAAAGTAATTGAATCTTCTAAAGTGATGAAGAAAATGAAAGGCACTGCCGACAGAGTTTTAATTGATGCTCCTTGTAGTGGAATTGGCGTATTACGAAGAAACCCAGACAGTAAATGGAAATTACAGCCTGAATTTGTTGAAAATATTATCAAAACACAAGCTGAAATTTTAGAAAGCTATGCGAAGTTAGTTAAAATTGACGGAAAATTAGTGTATGCAACATGTTCTATTTTACCTTCGGAAAATGAAAATCAAGTGAAAAAGTTTCTAAAAAATAATACAAATTTTAAACTTTTAAAAGATCATAAGGTTTCTCCTTTCAAATCTGGTTACGATGGTTTTTATATGGCTTTGCTTGAACGTATAAACTAGTTAACATTAAATTAAACTTACTTTTTTTAATAATTAAATATATATATTTAAGTTTGCCTCCCAAATATTTTTTTATGAAGAAACTAATACTTTTATTTTATCTGATATCATTCTCAATATACAGTCAAATACCTGCGGGTTATTATGATACTGCTACAGGAAGTGGTTATACCTTAAAAACACAACTTTACAATATTATTAAAGGACATATAGATAATGGTTATACTCCCGGATTATGGGATACCTATCAAACATCTGATAGAGATATCTATTATGAAAATGATGGTACAATTATGGATATCTATTCTGAAAACCCTACAGGTGTTGATCCATATAATTTCACTTACTCCACCGATCAATGTGGATCGTATGCCAATGAAGGCGATTGTTATAATCGCGAACATATTATACCTCAATCTGTTTTTAATCAACTATCACCTATGCGAAATGATGCTCATTTTGTAATTCCTACAGATGGAAAAGTAAATAGTATACGATCAAATTATCCACATGGAGTGGTTGGTACTGCAACCACCACTACCCAAAATGGATCAAAACTTGGAGATGCACTAAACTCTGGATATTCTGCAGGATATTCAGGAACTGTATTTGAACCTATAGATGAATTCAAAGGCGATGTTGCAAGACTTTATTTTTATTTTGCCACTCGTTATGAAAATGTTCTCACAACTTGGGGTGTTTCTTATGCTATGTTTAATGGTACAACAGATCAAGTATTTGCTGAGCCTTTTTTAACAATACTTATGACATGGCATACCAATGATCCTGTAAGTAATCTAGAAATAGATAGAAACGATGCAATTTATGCGCGTCAAAATAATAGAAACCCATTTATTGATCATCCGGAATATGTAAATCAAATTTGGAACCCAACTCCAGATACACAAGCACCAACTGCACCAACAAATTTAATTGCATCAAATATTACAAATACAACTGCAGATTTAAATTGGACTGCTTCAACAGATGATGTTGGTGTTACTAGTTATGAAATTTTTAAAGATGGCGTGTTTTTAGCTTCTACAACAACCAATTCATACAATGTAACTGGTTTAACACAAAATACTAGCTATAATTTTACAGTATATGCTAAAGATGCTGCAGGTAATACTTCAACAGTAAGTAATACGGAAACCTTTACAACTACCAATATTATTGATGTAGATCCTCCAACGGTTCCTACAAACCTTATTGTTAGTAACGAAACTAGTTCTACTTTAGATTTATCTTGGACTGCCTCTACTGATAATGTAGGTGTTACAGGGTATGACATTTATGTTGATGGTGTTTTTAATGGAACAACAAGCACTACTGCATTCACAATTACAGGTCTTTCACCTACAACAACATATAGCTTAACCGTTTTAGCTAAAGATGGGGCATCTAATGCTTCAGCTCAAAGTACACCTGTAAATGGAACAACTATTGCACTCTCTAGTAATTGTGCTTCTGAAACATTTACAAATATTGGAGCTAATAATTCTACATATACAACTGTTAATTGGACTGGTGATGATGGTGGCTCTTGGTCTTCAACAGATTCTAGAACCGACCAAACACTTACGGGAAAAGCAATTACTATAAGAAATGGTATATTAACAGCTCCAACAACTGCAAATGGTATTGGAGATTTAACCGTTACAACCCAGTTGGTGTTTTCTGGTTCTTCGGGATCTTTTAATTTGAAAGTTAATGGCGCAATTGTAGGTTCTATACCTTATAGTTCAGCGTTACAAACTACAACTATTACAGGAATCAATGTCTCTGGAAATGTTACTATCGTGTTTGATGGTAATAGCGGAACTTCAAATAGAGTAATATTTGATGATTTATCTTGGACATGCTTTGCAGGAACACCTGATACAGAAGCTCCTTCAGCAATAGTAGATTTAAGTAGTAGTAACACCACAAGTACAACAACAGATTTAGCTTGGAGTGCTTCAACTGACAATGTTGGAGTAACCTCGTATGAAGTTTTTAAAGATGGTGTGTTTTTAGCCTCTACAGCAACTAATTCATACAATGTAACTGGTTTAACAGCAAGCACTTCATATAATTTTACAGTATATGCTAAAGATGCTGCAGGTAATACTTCAACAGTAAGTAATACAGTAGCCGTAACAACTACAGCTGCCACTACTGGTAGTACTGAATTATTTATTTCTGAATATATTGAAGGTAGTGGTAACAATAAAGCCATAGAAATTGCGAACATTACTGGAAGCTCTGTTGATTTATCTAATTATTCTATAAAAAAACAAGTTAATGGTGCTGGAAGCTGGGTAAATGAATTAATATTAAATGGTATTTTAAACACCAATAATGTGTATGTTGTTGGAAATGGAGGCTCAGCTACTGGAATAACAGATGTATCTGATTTAATTATAACAGGTGCACCAATTGATTTTAACGGAAACGATCCAGTTGGATTATTTAAAAATGGTGTTTTAATTGACGTTGTTGGGAATTTTAATGGTGGCTCAGCTAATTTTGCTAAAGATGTTACTAAAAGAAGAATAAATACCATAACTTCTCCAAATACAACGTATACACCTAGTGAGTGGAATGATTTTGCTGTTGATACCTTTAGTGACTTAGGTCTTTATAATGTTACACTATCTATTTTAGAGTTTAAACCCAACCTATTTAGTGTATATCCAAATCCTGCAACAGCTTCTAAGATAACTATTTTAGTTGAAGATAATACTGAAGTTAGTGCGATTCAATTTTATAATTTACTTGGTCAACAAATTATTAATATTCAACAACCAAAAATTATACAAAATAGAATTGAGGTACAAAATTTACCTGTTGGAATGTATATTGTTAAAATAATTAATGAAAAATCTTATTCTACCAAAAGAATAATCGTAAAATAACTAAAGACAAAGAGGCTGTCTAAAAAGTGTCATTCTGAATGTAAATGAAGAATCTTCTTGAAATTAAACACTTGTATATCAATATGTTGAGATTTTTCACTTTGTTCAAAATGACAAGTATAATTGCTTTTCAGATAGCCTCTTTATCTATTGTAGAAACACCATTTAAATCGGTGGTTAAAATTTCGCTCATATAATTAAAAAAAGGTCGCATTGCTATAAAATAATTATTCACTTTTTCTAAAAAATCAGCTGATAATACTTCTTCATCAGTAAATTTATGTGTTACTATAAATTGCTTCATTTTAATTAAATCCATATCTGGATGTTCTTTATCAAAACCTCGTGGAGCTGTTTTTAATGCATTTCCTTTTAATTCGCCAAAATGAGTTACAAAAGTTGTATCCTCAATAATTTCTCTAATTTCTGTGGCATCCATTTCAAATTCTTTCCGAATGCGAAACAAATCCTCTTTATTTGGAGCCCAAAACCCACCAGCCAAAAAAGATTCTCTCGGACTTATTTGTAAATAGTAACCTCCTCGTAATCGGCTAGTTGCTCGCACAAAATGACCTCCAAAATGAGTTTTATAGGGAGTTTTATCTTTTGAAAAACGCACATCTCTATAAATTCTAAATACTTTTAATTTTTCTATTGCATCATGAGTATTTAGCTTTTCGTTTAAAGCAGCATAAAATACGTTTACCTTATCTTGTTCAGCTATAAACACTGCTTTATGTTTATTAAACCAATCTCTGTTATTATTTTTCTTTAACTTATATAAAAATTCTAAAGTTTTTTTGTTTATTAAGTTCATTTTTAAGTTATTTAAAACTTCCCATTTATAAAAAATATTTTCTACTAATGTCTTCCTTCTAAAACATCCACAACATCTTTCAATGCAAACCCTTTTGCTTGTAATAAAATTAAATAGTGAAATAGTAAATCAGCCCCTTCATTTAAAAATAAATCATCATTATTATCCTTAGCTTCAATTACAATTTCTACTGCTTCTTCTCCAACTTTTTGAGCTATTTTATTAATCCCTTTTTTAAACAATGAAGCTACATAGCTTTTTTCTGAATCGGCAGCTTCTCTCCTACTTTGAATCACCTTTTCTAACTCAGATAAAAAACCGAAAGATTGATTGTTGGTTTCACCCCAACACGTATCAGTTCCCTTATGGCAAGTTGGACCAACAGGATTTACTTCAATTAACAAGGTATCATTATCGCAATCATTTTTTATGGAAACTACATTTAAAAAGTGACCACTTTCTTCACCTTTAGTCCACAATCTATTTTTAGTTCGGCTAAAAAAAGTTACTTTATTTGAATC contains the following coding sequences:
- a CDS encoding RsmB/NOP family class I SAM-dependent RNA methyltransferase, which translates into the protein MRLHRNLVYTVIDSIKLIFNEGEYADKVVQKALKRDARWGARDRKFVAETIYEMVRWKRLYNEIASTKYHYSTENIWKNFAVFAVLKGYKLPDWNQLQGVPTRRIKGKFDELQKVRVFKESIPDWMDEIGVTELGEKQWSKEISALNKQAEVILRTNTLRTIKKSLQKKLAEEGIATEFIPGYPDALRLVERANVFRTKCFKDGLFEVQDASSQLVAAYLDVKPGMRVIDTCAGAGGKTLHLAALMENKGQIIATDIYESKLKKLKIRTRRAGAHNITTKVIESSKVMKKMKGTADRVLIDAPCSGIGVLRRNPDSKWKLQPEFVENIIKTQAEILESYAKLVKIDGKLVYATCSILPSENENQVKKFLKNNTNFKLLKDHKVSPFKSGYDGFYMALLERIN
- a CDS encoding DUF2461 domain-containing protein, which encodes MNLINKKTLEFLYKLKKNNNRDWFNKHKAVFIAEQDKVNVFYAALNEKLNTHDAIEKLKVFRIYRDVRFSKDKTPYKTHFGGHFVRATSRLRGGYYLQISPRESFLAGGFWAPNKEDLFRIRKEFEMDATEIREIIEDTTFVTHFGELKGNALKTAPRGFDKEHPDMDLIKMKQFIVTHKFTDEEVLSADFLEKVNNYFIAMRPFFNYMSEILTTDLNGVSTIDKEAI
- a CDS encoding endonuclease; the encoded protein is MKKLILLFYLISFSIYSQIPAGYYDTATGSGYTLKTQLYNIIKGHIDNGYTPGLWDTYQTSDRDIYYENDGTIMDIYSENPTGVDPYNFTYSTDQCGSYANEGDCYNREHIIPQSVFNQLSPMRNDAHFVIPTDGKVNSIRSNYPHGVVGTATTTTQNGSKLGDALNSGYSAGYSGTVFEPIDEFKGDVARLYFYFATRYENVLTTWGVSYAMFNGTTDQVFAEPFLTILMTWHTNDPVSNLEIDRNDAIYARQNNRNPFIDHPEYVNQIWNPTPDTQAPTAPTNLIASNITNTTADLNWTASTDDVGVTSYEIFKDGVFLASTTTNSYNVTGLTQNTSYNFTVYAKDAAGNTSTVSNTETFTTTNIIDVDPPTVPTNLIVSNETSSTLDLSWTASTDNVGVTGYDIYVDGVFNGTTSTTAFTITGLSPTTTYSLTVLAKDGASNASAQSTPVNGTTIALSSNCASETFTNIGANNSTYTTVNWTGDDGGSWSSTDSRTDQTLTGKAITIRNGILTAPTTANGIGDLTVTTQLVFSGSSGSFNLKVNGAIVGSIPYSSALQTTTITGINVSGNVTIVFDGNSGTSNRVIFDDLSWTCFAGTPDTEAPSAIVDLSSSNTTSTTTDLAWSASTDNVGVTSYEVFKDGVFLASTATNSYNVTGLTASTSYNFTVYAKDAAGNTSTVSNTVAVTTTAATTGSTELFISEYIEGSGNNKAIEIANITGSSVDLSNYSIKKQVNGAGSWVNELILNGILNTNNVYVVGNGGSATGITDVSDLIITGAPIDFNGNDPVGLFKNGVLIDVVGNFNGGSANFAKDVTKRRINTITSPNTTYTPSEWNDFAVDTFSDLGLYNVTLSILEFKPNLFSVYPNPATASKITILVEDNTEVSAIQFYNLLGQQIINIQQPKIIQNRIEVQNLPVGMYIVKIINEKSYSTKRIIVK
- the hisIE gene encoding bifunctional phosphoribosyl-AMP cyclohydrolase/phosphoribosyl-ATP diphosphatase HisIE, which codes for MNIDFNKNGNGLVPAIIQDALTKNVLMLGYMNEEAYTKTVDSNKVTFFSRTKNRLWTKGEESGHFLNVVSIKNDCDNDTLLIEVNPVGPTCHKGTDTCWGETNNQSFGFLSELEKVIQSRREAADSEKSYVASLFKKGINKIAQKVGEEAVEIVIEAKDNNDDLFLNEGADLLFHYLILLQAKGFALKDVVDVLEGRH